In Natronococcus occultus SP4, the following proteins share a genomic window:
- a CDS encoding type II toxin-antitoxin system VapC family toxin — MIYADTDFFIALVKDDDWLQERAATIALENEGEIYTSRATLLELLMISDRFEFDRMEALTYALEIASIAEDEDVLFQAADYMEQNGLTAFDAYHVAYADEDPIISSDKAFDDVTGNRIAIETECDT; from the coding sequence ATGATCTATGCTGACACCGACTTCTTTATTGCGCTCGTGAAAGACGACGATTGGCTCCAGGAGCGCGCAGCGACAATTGCACTCGAAAACGAAGGAGAGATCTATACCTCGCGGGCGACGCTCCTTGAACTTCTCATGATCTCTGATCGATTCGAATTCGATCGAATGGAAGCGCTCACCTACGCACTCGAAATTGCATCCATTGCCGAAGATGAAGACGTTCTGTTCCAAGCCGCAGACTACATGGAACAAAATGGACTCACTGCGTTTGATGCATATCACGTCGCCTACGCAGATGAGGATCCGATCATTTCCTCAGACAAGGCATTCGACGATGTCACGGGTAATCGAATTGCAATAGAAACAGAGTGTGATACGTAG
- a CDS encoding AbrB/MazE/SpoVT family DNA-binding domain-containing protein yields MSKTAEADDRGRIVIPHEIREKHGDRYRVVELKDRIELIPLKEDPIEGLRDAVGDAFDEKSIEEIKQESREAAQEDAINEASK; encoded by the coding sequence ATGAGCAAAACGGCAGAGGCTGACGATCGAGGACGAATCGTTATTCCTCACGAAATCAGGGAGAAACACGGTGATCGATATCGCGTCGTCGAACTCAAAGATCGGATTGAGCTCATCCCGCTCAAAGAAGATCCCATCGAAGGCCTTCGCGATGCTGTCGGTGATGCCTTCGATGAGAAATCGATCGAAGAAATCAAACAAGAGTCACGCGAGGCTGCTCAAGAAGACGCCATCAACGAAGCGAGTAAGTAA